TCTAATTTCTTGGCCCACACACAGCAACAAGGCACAGCACAGAACCAGCAAGCAAGCCTTTCCCCGGGGCCCAAGGGACTGGGACAGCCTTGGATGGAGGGGTGGGCAGGAGAGAGGAGCCCCGGTGACTGCATCCATCTCCTAGGACTGGACATACAGGAACATCTGGGACTTTCTTCGTCAGCTGTTTGTACCATACTGTATCCTGGCTCTTGCCTTCCACGCCGCGGCTCCAGGTACACCTCGCTGCTAGAGAACGAAGACGAGGAGCGGAACTCCCGCACGTGACCGTCCGCACCGGGCAAGGGTTGCGGGCTGGCACGGGGTGCGACCTGTCAATAAACGAGCCTCGCGTGCCACCGCGCCCACTGGTCTGGCCGAGCCTTCCTGCTCCGGGGGTCGGGGAGGCGGGACTGGGCCAAGTCGGCCAGCTCCGAGCCCACACGGCAGCCAGAAGCGGTGCAGAACAGGCTAGGGAAGAGCCGCGCTGGCTGACTCTCACCATGGGCCTGAGCCAGGGCCCGCTGCAAGGCAGGAGCTGTGCCAGCCTCCAGGAAGGGGGCAGCCAGGCACACGTAGGAGAAGATGACGAGCTGGCCGGGCCGTGACACCGGTCTCCGGGTTCCTGTCTTTAAGATGGGCAGAGGGTGGGAAGGCCTGCTGCGAACTCTGAAGGAAATCGCCTACGTCCTCCTCTGCTGCTGGTGCATCAAGGAACTGCTGGATTAGCGGCCGCGGCAGGAAGCTGCCTCTCCTCATCCCTGGTACCAGCCCGTCACTCAGGTGGGCACGGctcagggctgggatgaaaggcaggcACCTCCGCAGGGCTCCACCTCCGTTCTCCTActtgatattttttattgtttagttttttgagttctttatagattctagaattaggcttctgtcagtggcatagctggcaaagattttctctcattcactgGGGACTCTATTGGGTCTGCTTATggcatgtttgtgcaaaagctttttagttttgtgttgtaatgtatata
Above is a window of Jaculus jaculus isolate mJacJac1 chromosome 8, mJacJac1.mat.Y.cur, whole genome shotgun sequence DNA encoding:
- the LOC123462855 gene encoding lens epithelial cell protein LEP503-like; translated protein: MTSWPGRDTGLRVPVFKMGRGWEGLLRTLKEIAYVLLCCWCIKELLD